Proteins from a genomic interval of Thermoanaerobacterium thermosaccharolyticum DSM 571:
- a CDS encoding carbohydrate ABC transporter permease → MEKAKRGISILEIFGWILTLFVIFPVYIMVINSFKDRKEIFTSELSLPSSLNFTYYIQAIQKMNFLTALGNSLFITVTSVVFIIILSSMAAWVLERNKTTVSNVIFYTLVATMLIPFQSVMIPLVQYLSKWQIPGINFSLIDTRYGLIFMNIGFGIGMSTFLFHGFIKNVPLEMEEAATIDGCSKFQLFWRIVFPNLKPIIVTVAILNVISLWNDYLLPSLVLRSPNLRTIPLSTFFFFGEFTIEWNLALAGLVLTIIPVIIFYLFSQKYIIKGVMAGAIK, encoded by the coding sequence ATGGAAAAAGCCAAGAGAGGTATATCTATTCTTGAAATATTTGGTTGGATATTAACACTATTTGTTATATTTCCAGTTTATATTATGGTTATTAATTCTTTTAAAGACAGAAAAGAAATATTTACAAGTGAATTAAGTTTGCCTTCATCACTCAACTTTACTTATTATATTCAGGCTATTCAGAAGATGAATTTTTTGACTGCATTGGGAAATTCATTGTTTATAACTGTGACAAGCGTTGTGTTTATAATTATATTGTCATCGATGGCAGCATGGGTTCTTGAAAGAAATAAAACTACTGTTTCAAATGTCATATTTTATACTTTAGTTGCTACCATGCTCATACCTTTTCAGTCAGTAATGATACCTCTTGTACAGTATTTAAGCAAATGGCAGATACCTGGTATTAACTTTTCATTAATTGATACACGATATGGTCTAATTTTTATGAATATAGGATTTGGAATAGGTATGTCCACATTTTTGTTTCACGGGTTTATTAAAAATGTACCGCTGGAGATGGAAGAAGCAGCGACAATAGACGGATGTAGTAAATTTCAACTTTTTTGGAGAATAGTTTTTCCTAATCTTAAACCTATTATTGTAACTGTCGCCATATTAAATGTTATTTCACTTTGGAATGACTATTTGCTTCCATCATTGGTTTTGCGCAGCCCTAATTTAAGGACGATTCCATTGTCGACATTTTTCTTCTTTGGTGAGTTTACAATAGAGTGGAATTTGGCTTTGGCTGGTTTAGTGCTGACTATAATACCTGTTATTATTTTCTATCTATTCTCTCAAAAGTACATCATTAAAGGTGTAATGGCTGGTGCTATTAAGTAG